Proteins from one Streptomyces sp. NBC_00289 genomic window:
- a CDS encoding glycoside hydrolase family 13 protein: METHRWWRDAVIYQVYVRSFLDSTGDGIGDLAGVRAGLPYLKKLGVDGIWLSPFYPSPQYDHGYDVADYRDVDPVFGDLAEFELLGAAARRLGIKVLLDIVPNHCSSAHPRFREALASAPGSAARARFHFADGRGPDGAEPPNNWHAMFGGPAWTRVTEADGRPGQWYLHMFTPEQPDWNWRNPEVAADFDHILRFWLDRGVDGFRIDVAAGLFKHPDLPDSPDPEADARTRDSANPLAWNQPEVHDVWRHWRAVCEEYTARDGRERLLVGEVSVPTAREHAKYVRPDELHQAFFFDLLSAPWSADTFRKVVTEAMQDIAGTGSTVTWVLNNHDQVRTVTRYGEPATEGSGLGAARARAAALLMLALPGAAYVYQGEELGLPEVVDLPDDVLTDPIFRRTGSRARIRDGCRVPLPWSGQVSPFGFTSGAEGAKPWLPQPDWFAEHATDRALADTRSSWHLYRDGLQLRAALPQLGEGALRWLETPPGVLAFVRGDDGDDFVCAVNFGTAPTPAPVPGTPLLASGPCPAGVLPGSTAAWWIHDGSTHA, encoded by the coding sequence ATCGAAACCCACCGCTGGTGGCGCGACGCAGTGATCTACCAGGTGTACGTCCGCAGCTTCCTGGACAGCACCGGCGACGGAATCGGCGATCTCGCCGGAGTCAGGGCAGGGCTGCCCTATCTCAAGAAGCTCGGCGTGGACGGGATCTGGCTGAGCCCCTTCTACCCGTCACCGCAGTACGACCACGGCTACGACGTGGCCGACTACCGCGACGTCGACCCGGTCTTCGGTGACCTCGCCGAGTTCGAGCTGCTGGGGGCGGCCGCCCGGCGGCTCGGCATCAAGGTGCTCCTGGACATCGTCCCCAACCACTGCTCCAGCGCGCACCCCCGGTTCCGCGAGGCGCTGGCCTCCGCCCCCGGCAGCGCGGCCCGCGCCCGCTTCCACTTCGCCGACGGGCGTGGCCCGGACGGCGCCGAGCCGCCCAACAACTGGCACGCCATGTTCGGCGGCCCGGCCTGGACCCGCGTCACCGAGGCGGACGGCCGCCCCGGCCAGTGGTACCTGCACATGTTCACGCCGGAGCAGCCGGACTGGAACTGGCGCAACCCCGAGGTCGCCGCCGACTTCGACCACATCCTGCGGTTCTGGCTCGACCGGGGCGTCGACGGCTTCCGCATCGACGTCGCCGCCGGCCTCTTCAAGCACCCCGACCTGCCCGACTCCCCGGACCCTGAGGCCGACGCCCGCACCCGCGACTCGGCCAACCCGCTCGCCTGGAACCAGCCCGAGGTGCACGACGTGTGGCGGCACTGGCGGGCGGTGTGCGAGGAGTACACGGCCCGCGACGGCCGCGAACGGCTCCTCGTCGGCGAGGTCTCGGTCCCCACGGCCCGCGAACACGCGAAGTACGTCCGACCCGACGAACTCCACCAGGCCTTCTTCTTCGACCTGCTGAGCGCGCCGTGGAGCGCCGACACCTTCCGCAAGGTCGTCACCGAGGCCATGCAGGACATCGCCGGCACCGGCTCGACGGTCACCTGGGTCCTCAACAACCACGACCAGGTCCGCACCGTCACCCGCTACGGCGAACCCGCCACCGAGGGCAGCGGCCTCGGCGCCGCCCGCGCCCGCGCCGCAGCGCTGCTGATGCTGGCGCTGCCCGGCGCCGCGTACGTCTACCAGGGTGAGGAGCTCGGGCTGCCCGAGGTGGTCGACCTGCCCGACGACGTGCTCACCGACCCGATCTTCCGCCGCACCGGCAGCCGAGCCCGCATCCGCGACGGCTGCCGGGTGCCGCTGCCGTGGTCGGGCCAGGTGTCGCCGTTCGGCTTCACCTCCGGCGCCGAGGGCGCCAAGCCGTGGCTCCCGCAGCCCGACTGGTTCGCCGAACACGCCACCGACCGCGCCCTCGCCGACACCCGCTCCTCCTGGCACCTGTACCGCGACGGACTGCAACTGCGCGCCGCGCTGCCCCAGTTGGGCGAAGGCGCGCTGCGCTGGCTGGAGACGCCGCCCGGTGTCCTCGCCTTCGTCCGCGGCGACGACGGTGACGACTTCGTCTGTGCCGTCAACTTCGGTACGGCCCCCACGCCCGCCCCGGTTCCCGGCACCCCGCTGCTGGCCAGCGGCCCGTGCCCGGCGGGAGTGCTTCCCGGCTCCACCGCCGCGTGGTGGATCCACGACGGTTCGACCCACGCCTGA
- a CDS encoding ABC transporter substrate-binding protein, producing MRWIHAAGRGFLVLAVVLAGYVAAGAHAGGGAAGDRGPLTVATAGDLTGYLGPLLEGWNRTHPGERVTLVELPDSADETHAQMATDLRDGDRSRFDVLNIDVNWTSEFAAAGWIRPLPRDRFPLKTFLPPVVDTATYDGRLYAVPYVTNAGLLLYRKDVLAKEGVPPPRTWAELERDAETIAPRYGLDGYAGQFLPYEGLTVNAAEAVYSAGGTILGDEGARVTVNSAAAREGIGFLVRGVREGWIPQRALTYKEEESKQAFQDGRLLFLRNWPYAYVGASAEGSAVAGRVGAVPLPGPDGPGTSVLGGSNLAVSTHARHPDSAARLIAYLTSEPVQRQVLTRGALPPVRAALYEDPGLIRDFPYLPTLRESVLAAAPRPKSPRYDQVSLVVQAVVHDALTGRETPEAAVRRLARELAAVPTDPR from the coding sequence ATGCGGTGGATACACGCCGCCGGTAGGGGCTTCCTCGTTCTCGCCGTGGTCCTGGCCGGCTACGTCGCCGCCGGCGCGCACGCCGGTGGGGGCGCCGCGGGCGACCGCGGCCCGCTCACCGTGGCCACCGCCGGAGACCTCACCGGCTATCTCGGCCCCCTGCTGGAGGGCTGGAACCGCACCCACCCCGGCGAGCGGGTCACCCTCGTCGAGCTGCCGGACTCAGCCGACGAGACCCACGCGCAGATGGCGACCGACCTGCGCGACGGTGACCGCAGTCGCTTCGACGTGCTCAACATCGACGTCAACTGGACCTCCGAGTTCGCCGCCGCCGGCTGGATACGCCCGCTGCCCCGCGACCGCTTCCCGCTGAAGACGTTCCTGCCCCCGGTCGTCGACACGGCGACGTACGACGGCCGCCTCTACGCCGTCCCGTACGTCACCAATGCCGGGCTCCTGCTGTATCGCAAGGACGTCCTCGCCAAGGAGGGCGTCCCGCCGCCGCGCACCTGGGCCGAGCTGGAGCGGGACGCCGAGACCATCGCCCCCAGGTACGGGCTCGACGGCTACGCGGGCCAGTTCCTGCCGTACGAGGGCCTGACCGTCAACGCGGCCGAGGCCGTCTACTCGGCGGGCGGCACGATCCTCGGTGACGAGGGCGCGCGCGTCACCGTGAACTCGGCCGCCGCCCGCGAGGGCATCGGCTTCCTCGTCCGGGGTGTGCGCGAGGGCTGGATTCCGCAGCGGGCGCTGACGTACAAGGAGGAGGAGTCCAAGCAGGCCTTCCAGGACGGCCGGCTGCTCTTCCTGCGCAACTGGCCGTACGCGTACGTCGGCGCCTCCGCCGAGGGCTCCGCGGTCGCCGGCCGGGTCGGTGCCGTGCCGCTGCCGGGGCCGGACGGTCCGGGCACCAGCGTCCTCGGCGGCTCGAACCTTGCCGTCAGCACCCACGCACGCCATCCCGACTCGGCCGCGCGCCTGATCGCGTACCTCACCAGCGAGCCCGTCCAGCGCCAGGTCCTCACCCGCGGCGCCCTACCGCCGGTACGCGCCGCGCTGTACGAGGACCCCGGACTGATCCGGGACTTCCCCTACCTGCCGACCCTGCGCGAGAGCGTGCTCGCGGCGGCGCCGCGGCCCAAGAGCCCGCGCTACGACCAGGTCAGCCTGGTGGTTCAGGCCGTCGTGCACGACGCGCTGACCGGGCGCGAGACGCCCGAGGCCGCGGTACGCCGGCTGGCACGGGAGCTCGCGGCGGTCCCCACCGATCCCCGCTGA
- a CDS encoding PadR family transcriptional regulator — protein MRLPLLALLARGPAHGYELKQDLEQLLGSAYPQPNVGQIYVTLGRLEKTGLIEGEEVEQSSRPNKKIYHLTDAGRDELRAWYEETADEPRVRDEFFMKLALAPRTGLADQVALINKQRRQYLNTMRNLSKLAAAENRDNRVSHLLIEGAMLHLQADLDWLERCQEELEELE, from the coding sequence GTGCGCCTGCCCCTCCTGGCTCTCCTCGCGCGCGGCCCGGCCCACGGCTACGAGCTCAAACAGGACCTTGAGCAACTGCTGGGCTCCGCGTACCCTCAGCCGAACGTCGGCCAGATCTACGTCACCCTCGGCCGCCTCGAGAAGACGGGACTGATCGAGGGCGAAGAGGTCGAGCAGTCGAGCCGCCCCAACAAGAAGATCTACCACCTCACCGACGCCGGGCGCGACGAGCTGCGCGCCTGGTACGAGGAGACGGCGGACGAGCCGCGGGTGCGGGACGAGTTCTTCATGAAACTGGCCCTCGCCCCGCGGACCGGTCTCGCCGACCAGGTCGCCCTCATCAACAAACAACGGCGCCAGTACCTCAACACCATGCGCAATCTGTCAAAACTGGCAGCCGCCGAGAACCGGGACAACCGCGTCTCCCATCTGCTGATAGAGGGCGCGATGCTGCACCTGCAGGCCGACCTCGACTGGCTGGAGCGGTGCCAGGAAGAGCTGGAGGAGCTGGAGTGA
- a CDS encoding FtsX-like permease family protein, with the protein MRATLRWAHSDLRTHRGEALFLVLATAGITASLLLATALFGYATNPWQRVFTQARGAHVWIHTGPSARVDKVAELDGVESVAGPYPTASTTLASRGARASAELRGMSERPAVGRPLLTSGHWLDPASPDGVVLESRLAHALLAAPGDTLTLPGTTRRLTVLGVADSAEPRYRPGEQPGLVWALPSAVPDPGGRVIGLRLTDPADTAYAVQRAVTVLGAGAIGEISTWQQARAEAQGDNRLLGQVLGLFGLGALAAAGLAVHGAIGTRIRGHLRDISVLKAIGFTPGQVVRVFLLQHIACALLGAVTAAALIQALGRRIPGRLGDAVGVWHGLPGHTVALFAVPVGAVLLIAATTGLAAWRAGRVPPVPVPRPAAAGGGRLSAGSRRALGLRVPPALVLGWHNAFTRRPRSLATVARLALPLLLIVVAMSAWTTIERFQSRPEQMGLPTALTVHADAGPTGRRARALLERDPQVAAAYPGVEVAALVPGQTATIALRGLGTRQDPYPYTLAQGRPARGGDEAVAGQGLLDLLDVRVGDWVRMTVGEQPQILHIVGRSIEPENAGRVISTSLDTLRENDPGLGPTLYELRLRPGADPRAVAGRLTSAGHGHLDVHAVANPADGLSPLRGVVVGLIAVLALIGLIELLTAIGGTVREGERDLLALKAIGLSPRQITTITVTATACTALAAVLVGTALGAPLAHWLIDAQGRSSGVGAGVARGPSPALLLLFGGGAVLGAAALAAVPAARAARRRLADTLSAV; encoded by the coding sequence GTGCGAGCCACGTTGCGCTGGGCGCACTCCGATCTGCGGACACACCGGGGCGAGGCACTGTTCCTGGTGCTCGCCACCGCGGGCATCACCGCGTCGCTGCTGCTGGCCACGGCGCTCTTCGGATACGCGACCAATCCCTGGCAGCGGGTCTTCACCCAGGCGCGCGGCGCCCACGTGTGGATCCACACCGGCCCGTCCGCGCGGGTGGACAAGGTGGCGGAGCTGGACGGCGTCGAGTCCGTCGCCGGCCCCTATCCCACCGCCTCCACCACGCTCGCCTCCCGCGGCGCCCGCGCCTCGGCCGAACTGCGCGGCATGTCCGAGCGGCCCGCCGTCGGCCGACCGCTGCTCACCTCCGGCCACTGGCTGGACCCCGCGAGCCCCGACGGCGTGGTGCTGGAGAGCCGCCTCGCCCACGCCCTGCTGGCCGCCCCCGGCGACACCCTCACCCTGCCCGGCACGACACGCAGGCTGACCGTCCTCGGCGTCGCCGACAGCGCCGAACCGCGCTACCGCCCGGGTGAGCAGCCCGGGCTGGTCTGGGCGCTCCCCTCCGCCGTGCCCGACCCGGGCGGTCGGGTGATCGGACTGCGCCTGACCGATCCCGCCGACACCGCCTACGCCGTCCAGCGCGCCGTCACCGTACTGGGCGCCGGCGCGATCGGCGAGATCTCCACCTGGCAGCAGGCCCGTGCCGAGGCGCAGGGCGACAACAGGCTGCTCGGGCAGGTGCTGGGGCTGTTCGGGCTGGGCGCGCTGGCCGCCGCCGGACTCGCCGTGCACGGGGCGATCGGCACCCGCATCCGCGGGCACCTCAGGGACATCTCGGTACTGAAGGCGATCGGCTTCACACCCGGCCAGGTGGTCCGCGTCTTCCTGCTCCAGCACATCGCCTGCGCGCTGCTCGGCGCCGTGACGGCCGCGGCCCTCATCCAGGCGCTCGGCCGCCGGATCCCCGGGCGCCTCGGGGACGCGGTCGGCGTGTGGCACGGGCTGCCCGGGCACACGGTGGCGCTGTTCGCCGTGCCGGTGGGTGCGGTCCTGCTCATCGCCGCGACGACCGGGCTCGCGGCGTGGCGGGCGGGGCGGGTGCCGCCGGTGCCGGTGCCGCGGCCCGCGGCCGCCGGAGGTGGCCGACTGTCGGCCGGGTCGCGCCGGGCGCTCGGGCTGCGGGTGCCGCCCGCGCTGGTGCTGGGCTGGCACAACGCGTTCACCAGGCGCCCCCGGTCGCTGGCGACGGTGGCCCGGCTCGCGCTTCCGCTGCTGCTGATCGTGGTCGCGATGAGCGCCTGGACCACCATCGAACGCTTCCAGAGCAGGCCCGAGCAGATGGGCCTGCCCACCGCGCTCACGGTCCACGCGGACGCCGGCCCGACCGGCCGACGGGCCCGCGCCCTGCTGGAGCGCGACCCGCAGGTCGCGGCCGCCTACCCGGGCGTGGAGGTGGCCGCCCTGGTCCCGGGGCAGACGGCCACGATCGCCCTGCGGGGCCTCGGCACCCGCCAGGACCCGTACCCGTACACACTGGCCCAGGGCCGCCCCGCGCGCGGCGGTGACGAGGCGGTGGCCGGGCAGGGCCTGCTCGACCTGCTGGACGTACGCGTCGGCGACTGGGTGCGGATGACGGTGGGCGAGCAGCCGCAGATCCTGCACATCGTGGGCCGCAGCATCGAACCGGAGAACGCCGGCCGGGTCATCTCCACCTCGCTCGACACCCTCCGCGAGAACGACCCCGGGCTGGGCCCGACCCTGTACGAGCTGCGGCTGCGTCCCGGCGCCGACCCGCGCGCGGTGGCCGGCCGGCTGACCTCGGCCGGGCACGGCCACCTGGACGTGCACGCCGTGGCCAACCCGGCCGACGGGCTCTCACCGCTGCGCGGAGTCGTCGTGGGGCTGATCGCCGTGCTGGCCCTCATCGGCCTCATCGAACTGCTGACCGCTATCGGCGGCACCGTGCGCGAGGGCGAACGGGACCTGCTGGCGCTGAAAGCCATCGGCCTGTCCCCGCGGCAGATCACCACGATCACGGTCACGGCCACCGCCTGTACCGCCCTGGCCGCGGTCCTCGTCGGTACGGCCCTGGGCGCACCCCTCGCGCACTGGCTGATCGACGCCCAGGGCAGGTCGAGCGGGGTCGGGGCCGGGGTCGCCCGCGGCCCGTCCCCCGCCCTCCTGCTGCTGTTCGGCGGCGGCGCGGTGCTGGGCGCGGCCGCACTCGCCGCGGTGCCGGCGGCCCGCGCCGCCCGCCGCCGGCTCGCGGACACGCTGAGCGCGGTATGA
- the pgl gene encoding 6-phosphogluconolactonase, with protein MSTPQLVVHRDKELMAQAAAARLITKIVDAQASRGSASVVLTGGRNGNGLLAALATAPARDAVDWTRLDLWWGDERFLPEGDPERNHTQAREALLDAVPLDPKRVHPMPASDGPYGADVDVAAAAHAEELARAAGPENHGAVPTFDVLMLGVGPDTHVASLFPEHPAVRETERTVVGVHGAPKPPPTRVTFTLPAIRAAREVWLLAAGEDKAKAAAIALSGAGEVQAPAAGARGRQRTLWLLDAAAASQLPRSLYPPASP; from the coding sequence GTGAGCACCCCGCAGCTCGTCGTGCACCGCGACAAGGAGCTGATGGCGCAGGCCGCCGCGGCCCGCCTGATCACGAAGATCGTGGACGCGCAGGCCTCGCGCGGCTCCGCCTCCGTGGTGCTGACGGGCGGCCGCAACGGCAACGGGCTGCTCGCCGCGCTGGCGACGGCCCCCGCCCGGGACGCCGTCGACTGGACCCGGCTCGACCTGTGGTGGGGCGACGAGCGCTTCCTGCCCGAGGGCGACCCGGAGCGCAACCACACGCAGGCGAGGGAAGCCCTCCTCGACGCCGTACCCCTGGACCCGAAGCGCGTGCACCCCATGCCCGCGTCGGACGGCCCTTACGGCGCCGACGTGGACGTGGCGGCGGCCGCCCACGCGGAGGAACTGGCCCGGGCGGCGGGCCCCGAGAACCACGGCGCGGTACCGACGTTCGACGTCCTCATGCTGGGAGTCGGCCCGGACACGCACGTGGCGTCGCTGTTTCCCGAACACCCCGCGGTCCGCGAGACCGAGCGCACGGTGGTCGGCGTCCACGGTGCGCCCAAGCCCCCGCCGACCCGCGTGACCTTCACGCTCCCGGCGATCCGCGCGGCCCGCGAGGTCTGGCTCCTGGCGGCCGGCGAGGACAAGGCGAAGGCCGCGGCGATCGCCCTGTCGGGTGCCGGCGAGGTCCAGGCCCCGGCGGCGGGAGCGCGCGGCAGACAGCGCACCCTGTGGCTGCTGGACGCGGCGGCGGCCTCACAGCTGCCGAGGTCGTTGTATCCGCCGGCTTCACCGTGA
- a CDS encoding ABC transporter substrate-binding protein — protein MMRRRSTLLTTCTALALALGATACGGGPVSAGGGDKPLSGQSLTVAGVWSGSEQKNFQKVLDAFTEKTGATTQFVSTGDNVSTVVGSKIEGGNAPDVVMVPQVGVLQQFAEQGWLKPLSKTTERSVDAGYAKVWKEYGSVDGTLYGLYFKAAHKSTVWYSPDALNQAGVKPPATYDEMLKAGHTVSDSGLAAFSVAGQDGWTLTDWFENIYLSQAGPEKYDALAAHSVKWTDASVVRALTTLGKLVKDKRLLAGGQKGALNTDFPGSVEKVFGPEPVAGMVYEGDFVAGVAKDQFGKTIGRDANFFPFPAVDGGEAPVVSGGDAAVMLKDGKNQKAATRFLEYLATPEAAAVWAGAGGFLSPNKKLDLASYGDDVTRATAKSLVGAGDSVRFDMSDQAPAAFGGTKGTGEWKLLQDFLRDPSDPAATAAGLEAAAAKAYRG, from the coding sequence ATGATGCGACGACGTAGCACCCTGCTCACCACCTGCACCGCCCTCGCCCTGGCGCTCGGCGCGACCGCCTGCGGCGGCGGCCCGGTCTCGGCGGGCGGCGGCGACAAGCCGCTCAGCGGCCAGAGCCTCACCGTCGCCGGCGTCTGGTCCGGCAGCGAGCAGAAGAACTTCCAGAAGGTACTGGACGCGTTCACTGAGAAGACCGGCGCGACGACGCAGTTCGTGTCCACGGGGGACAACGTCTCCACCGTCGTCGGCAGCAAGATCGAGGGCGGCAACGCCCCCGACGTGGTGATGGTCCCGCAGGTCGGCGTGCTCCAGCAGTTCGCCGAGCAGGGCTGGCTCAAGCCCCTGTCCAAGACGACCGAGCGGTCCGTCGACGCCGGCTACGCGAAGGTGTGGAAGGAGTACGGCAGCGTCGACGGCACCCTCTACGGCCTCTATTTCAAGGCCGCCCACAAGTCGACCGTCTGGTACAGCCCCGACGCCCTCAACCAGGCCGGCGTCAAGCCGCCGGCCACGTACGACGAGATGCTGAAGGCCGGGCACACGGTATCCGACTCGGGTCTCGCCGCCTTCTCGGTCGCCGGGCAGGACGGCTGGACCCTCACCGACTGGTTCGAGAACATCTACCTCTCCCAGGCCGGACCCGAGAAGTACGACGCCCTCGCCGCGCACAGCGTGAAGTGGACCGACGCGAGCGTGGTCAGGGCCCTCACCACCCTCGGCAAGCTCGTCAAGGACAAGCGGCTGCTGGCGGGCGGCCAGAAGGGGGCCCTGAACACCGACTTCCCGGGGTCCGTGGAGAAGGTGTTCGGGCCCGAGCCCGTGGCGGGCATGGTCTACGAGGGCGACTTCGTCGCGGGCGTCGCCAAGGACCAGTTCGGGAAGACCATCGGCCGGGACGCGAACTTCTTCCCCTTCCCCGCGGTCGACGGCGGCGAAGCGCCGGTGGTCAGCGGCGGGGATGCGGCCGTCATGCTCAAGGACGGCAAGAACCAGAAGGCCGCGACGCGGTTCCTGGAGTACCTGGCCACTCCGGAGGCCGCCGCCGTGTGGGCCGGAGCGGGCGGCTTCCTGTCCCCGAACAAGAAGCTCGACCTCGCCTCGTACGGCGACGACGTCACCCGCGCCACGGCCAAGTCCCTGGTCGGGGCCGGGGACTCGGTCCGCTTCGACATGTCCGACCAGGCGCCGGCCGCCTTCGGCGGGACGAAGGGCACGGGTGAATGGAAGCTGCTCCAGGACTTCCTGCGCGACCCGTCCGACCCGGCGGCGACCGCGGCCGGGCTGGAAGCCGCGGCGGCCAAGGCGTACCGGGGCTGA
- a CDS encoding ABC transporter ATP-binding protein, which produces MNDNPTPVLRARNLVKTHHGEGAPAHAVRGVDLSVRRGEFVAVTGPSGAGKSTLLHLLGGLQRPDGGSIWLDGACTDLYSEARWAVERRKRIGIVFQFFNLVSNLSVADNVELPALLAGVSPRQARAEREGLLTELGLAGKERSMPGELSGGEQQRVALARALVNHPPLLLADEPAGSLDSKGTREVMRLLSRFHQRGQTIVLVTHDARLASAADRVISFFDGRIADDAALDGTPSRGTGISGVLELRD; this is translated from the coding sequence GTGAACGACAACCCCACTCCTGTGCTGCGCGCCCGGAACCTGGTCAAGACGCATCACGGCGAGGGCGCTCCGGCGCACGCCGTACGCGGGGTCGACCTGAGCGTGCGGCGGGGCGAGTTCGTGGCGGTCACCGGTCCGTCCGGCGCCGGGAAGTCGACGCTGCTGCACCTGCTGGGCGGGCTGCAGCGGCCGGACGGCGGCAGCATCTGGCTGGACGGCGCCTGCACGGACCTGTACAGCGAGGCGCGCTGGGCGGTGGAGCGCAGGAAACGCATCGGGATCGTCTTCCAGTTCTTCAACCTGGTGTCGAACCTGTCGGTCGCCGACAATGTGGAGCTGCCGGCGCTGCTGGCCGGGGTCTCCCCCCGGCAGGCACGCGCCGAGCGGGAGGGGCTGCTGACCGAACTGGGCCTCGCGGGCAAGGAGCGGAGCATGCCGGGCGAGCTGTCCGGCGGTGAGCAGCAGCGGGTCGCTCTGGCCCGGGCCCTGGTCAACCATCCGCCGCTGCTGCTGGCGGACGAGCCCGCAGGCAGTCTGGACAGCAAGGGCACCCGCGAGGTGATGCGGCTGCTGTCCCGCTTCCACCAGCGCGGCCAGACCATCGTGCTGGTCACCCATGACGCGCGGCTGGCGAGCGCCGCGGACCGGGTGATCAGCTTCTTCGACGGGCGGATAGCCGACGACGCGGCGCTGGACGGCACGCCGTCGCGCGGAACGGGCATCTCCGGCGTGCTGGAACTCAGGGACTGA
- a CDS encoding carbohydrate ABC transporter permease: MNAVRRTLGNGVVQVLLVLIGLVWLTPLAGLFLSSLRSAQDTAGGGWWTVFSSPGQLSFDNYSALLRNAGITQAFVNTVLISVPTTVLVVVLAALAGYAFAWLDFPGRESLFLVVVALLVVPVQIGLLPVAKLFGQLGLFGTIPGVVLFHVAYGLPFAVFLLRNYFAEMPKEMLEAARMDGGSEWRIFTRLVLPVGRPAIASLAIFQFLWVWNDMLVALLFADSSSQPLTVQLQSQIRQFGSNIDVLAPGAFVSLVVPVVVFFAFQRHFVQGVMAGSVK; encoded by the coding sequence ATGAACGCGGTGCGGCGCACCCTGGGCAACGGTGTCGTTCAGGTCCTCCTCGTGCTGATCGGCCTGGTCTGGCTCACTCCGCTGGCGGGACTGTTCCTGTCGTCGCTGCGGTCGGCCCAGGACACGGCCGGAGGCGGCTGGTGGACGGTGTTCAGCAGTCCCGGGCAGCTGTCCTTCGACAACTACTCGGCACTGCTGAGGAACGCGGGGATCACCCAGGCGTTCGTGAACACGGTGCTGATATCGGTTCCGACGACCGTCCTGGTCGTGGTCCTCGCGGCGCTCGCCGGTTACGCCTTCGCGTGGCTGGACTTCCCCGGCCGGGAGTCGCTCTTCCTGGTCGTGGTGGCCCTGCTGGTGGTGCCGGTGCAGATCGGGCTGCTGCCGGTCGCCAAACTCTTCGGTCAGCTGGGGCTGTTCGGCACGATCCCCGGTGTGGTGCTGTTCCACGTGGCGTACGGACTTCCGTTCGCGGTGTTCCTGCTGCGGAACTACTTCGCCGAGATGCCGAAGGAGATGCTGGAGGCGGCGCGGATGGACGGGGGGAGCGAGTGGCGCATCTTCACCCGGCTCGTCCTGCCGGTGGGCCGCCCCGCCATCGCCAGCCTGGCGATCTTCCAGTTCCTGTGGGTGTGGAACGACATGCTGGTGGCCCTGCTGTTCGCGGACAGTTCCTCGCAGCCGCTGACAGTGCAACTACAGTCACAGATACGGCAGTTCGGGAGCAACATCGACGTGCTGGCGCCGGGGGCGTTCGTGTCGCTCGTGGTACCGGTGGTCGTGTTCTTCGCGTTCCAGCGGCACTTCGTGCAGGGAGTGATGGCGGGGTCGGTGAAGTGA
- a CDS encoding ABC transporter permease subunit, protein MTATLVKEAPPSPPAIADRARRRRRRGRAVALLFVLPALLLLGALVVYPVLFSIGRSFFDASGTRFVGGGNYAEMLHDPATFKAVRNTAVWVVVAPALLTGLGLVLAVLVEKVRWATAFKLLLFMPMAVSFLAAGIIFRLAYDEDPDKGVLNAAVVSVHDAVTGTSAYPTARAREGQGLSAGPDGSYRTDTSLSPGDTVALGLVGVPPKDLPAGAGPAYPAAGRKAAPDEVRGVVYLDFTPGGGGEQGKVDRRESGLPEIKVEAVRDGRTVASTTTASDGSFAFPGLDSGSYGVRLPAANFAPPYQGVSWLGPVLVTPAIIGAYLWIWTGFAMVLIGAGLATLPRDALEAARMDGANEWQIFRRITVPLLAPVLTVVFVTLVINVMKVFDLVYIIAPGPVQEDATVLATQMWLVSFGGGNNQGLGSALGVLLLLLVVPAMVFNLRRFRRSQR, encoded by the coding sequence ATGACCGCCACTCTGGTGAAAGAGGCGCCCCCCTCGCCCCCCGCGATCGCCGACCGCGCGCGGCGCAGACGGCGCCGGGGGCGCGCCGTGGCCCTGCTCTTCGTCCTCCCCGCGCTGCTCCTGTTGGGGGCGCTGGTCGTCTACCCGGTGCTGTTCTCGATCGGCCGCAGCTTCTTCGACGCGTCCGGGACGCGCTTCGTGGGCGGTGGGAACTACGCCGAGATGCTCCACGACCCGGCCACGTTCAAGGCCGTCCGCAACACGGCCGTCTGGGTCGTCGTGGCGCCGGCCCTCCTGACGGGCCTCGGGCTGGTCCTCGCCGTCCTCGTGGAGAAGGTCCGCTGGGCCACTGCCTTCAAGCTGCTGCTGTTCATGCCGATGGCGGTGTCCTTCCTCGCGGCGGGCATCATCTTCCGGCTCGCCTACGACGAGGACCCGGACAAGGGCGTGCTGAACGCGGCCGTGGTCTCCGTGCACGACGCCGTCACGGGCACGTCCGCCTATCCGACCGCCCGGGCGCGCGAAGGCCAGGGTCTCAGCGCGGGGCCGGACGGCTCCTATCGGACCGATACGAGCCTGTCGCCCGGTGACACGGTGGCGCTCGGGCTGGTCGGCGTCCCGCCGAAGGACCTGCCCGCGGGCGCCGGACCCGCCTACCCGGCCGCCGGCCGCAAGGCGGCGCCGGACGAGGTGCGCGGGGTGGTCTACCTGGACTTCACCCCGGGCGGGGGAGGGGAGCAAGGCAAGGTCGACCGGCGGGAGAGCGGGCTGCCGGAGATCAAGGTCGAGGCGGTGCGCGACGGAAGGACGGTCGCGAGCACGACGACCGCCTCGGACGGCTCCTTCGCCTTCCCCGGGCTGGACTCCGGCTCCTACGGCGTGCGGCTCCCGGCCGCCAACTTCGCACCGCCGTACCAGGGCGTCTCCTGGCTCGGACCCGTGCTGGTCACACCGGCGATCATCGGGGCGTACCTGTGGATCTGGACCGGATTCGCGATGGTGCTGATCGGCGCCGGGCTCGCCACGCTGCCCCGGGACGCGCTGGAGGCGGCGCGGATGGACGGGGCGAACGAATGGCAGATCTTCCGGCGGATCACGGTGCCGCTGCTGGCACCCGTGCTGACGGTCGTCTTCGTGACCCTCGTGATCAACGTGATGAAGGTCTTCGACCTCGTCTACATCATCGCCCCCGGGCCGGTGCAGGAGGACGCGACCGTGCTCGCGACGCAGATGTGGCTGGTGTCGTTCGGCGGCGGCAACAACCAGGGGCTCGGCAGCGCGCTGGGTGTGCTGCTCCTGCTCCTCGTGGTCCCGGCGATGGTCTTCAACCTCCGCCGCTTTCGAAGGAGTCAGCGATGA